The following proteins are co-located in the Limanda limanda chromosome 5, fLimLim1.1, whole genome shotgun sequence genome:
- the cabp1a gene encoding calcium-binding protein 1a isoform X5, with translation MAWPIAGRLYDRELRPEEMDELRDAFKEFDKDKDGFISCKDLGNCMRTMGYMPTEMELIELSQQINMNLGGHVDFEDFVELMGPKLLAETADMIGIKELKDAFREFDTNGDGAISTSELRDAMRKLLGQQVGLKEVEDILRDVDLNGDGLVDFEEFVRMMSR, from the exons GACAGAGAGCTGCGGCCAGAGGAAATGGATG AGTTGCGCGACGCTTTCAAAGAGTTTGACAAGGACAAAGATGGTTTCATCAGCTGCAAAGACCTGGGAAACTGTATGAGAACCATGGGATACATGCCCACTGAAATGGAGCTGATTGAGCTGAGCCAACAGATAAACATGAACT TGGGAGGTCATGTTGATTTTGAGGATTTCGTAGAGTTGATGGGTCCGAAACTCCTCGCTGAAACGGCTGACATGATCGGAATAAAGGAGCTGAAAGATGCGTTCAGAGAG TTTGACACTAATGGAGATGGTGCCATAAGCACATCCGAGCTCCGAGATGCAATGAGAAAGCTGTTGGGTCAACAG gtGGGTCTAAAGGAAGTAGAAGATATCCTGCGGGATGTTGACTTAAATGGAGACGGGCTTGTTGACTTTGAAG agtTTGTACGAATGATGTCTCGCTGA